A single genomic interval of Lewinellaceae bacterium harbors:
- a CDS encoding T9SS type A sorting domain-containing protein, which yields MRLFPTLILLLPGLLPLQAQQNFWADANEAARPETALRQRSFQVNHYRALALDLEGLKTALQAAPMEFTPEATAPLELAMPMPNGGAKTFEVVESPVMAPGLAARYPSIKTYKGWNPDNPGETIRFGYGPKGFYGTLLTARGAVYIDTRTEEANPLYMSYFVKDNPNPELWAAFECQAEHNEEGPAHIYEGDVIENRNPMGQVTLRTFKLALSCTGEYAQFHGGTKELVLAQMVSVVNRLTQVFERDLAIRAELIENNDEIIFLNGATDNLSNGQTSTLLGQNGPVINPIIGINSYDYGHVLNIHNTGNYGIALIRGACIPELKAAGVSGFANPQGDPFVISIVAHEMGHQFGANHTMSTCQNVNTSTAFEPGSGTTIMSYAGICPAGNNVQNFTDAQFHVISLEEIFAYTRNGQGNTCPEKMLAGNSEPVVGIPLEGGFFIPTSTPFELTATASDAEGDALTYSWEQYDLGPVNTGLGNPEGDSPLFRVFPPTESPTRVFPKLEKILSNNYDITEVLPAYGRNMTFRCVVRDNNPQGGAAVWAQVGFKVDGTAGPFQVLSPNTFADLWIVGSNTEIRWDVANTDNEIVGCQKVNIKLSLDGGYTYPVMLAENTDNDGSAFITVPDSETAQARVRIEAADNIFFDVSNQNFVIQAATEPGYVLNLAPNDISLQCLPAPAVIEIQTASILGYDEPIALELIGELPEGASYSFSQNPVNPSESATLTITFDQFIEETLNLRVRATTASLDTAYRELQITTVSNDFSAMALLEPVDGRDDIQLQTNFSWQGAADANSYDFQLATSATFGQESLVESASGLTTAAYTPESFFDNNQIFFWRVRPVNECGPGPWLTPFVFKTISVDCAGSDLPNDLPINLPANSGTRMSNLFVTTDGIISDLNVKNVEIRFSPVRGIRATLISPAGTRAILFDGNCFTNSANIELAFDDEAPEDIPCPPDGFVPAQPEQPLSVFDGESTAGQWTLEVRIIESGFGTGEIKGWQLEFCAAASTTPPILLANEVLGVPPGQANAVTADYLKAEDDAATPEQLTFTLLQPPANGQLYRWSQDEVLATGSKFTQATINTYNLVYVHDGSDTQEDHFTFIVDDGQGGFIPTQTFNIDIDENAVVGTAEVDAGNAISLFPNPAQDRVAIGFRQAVRGEAAVRLLNLQGQVVQQRRFPEAGRQVQLNTAGLPSGVYFVNVQAEEGVFTEKLLLQR from the coding sequence ATGAGATTATTCCCTACGCTTATTCTCCTCCTTCCGGGGCTGTTGCCCCTGCAAGCCCAGCAGAACTTCTGGGCAGACGCCAACGAAGCCGCCCGCCCGGAAACGGCGCTGCGGCAGCGCAGCTTCCAGGTCAACCACTACCGGGCGCTGGCCCTCGACCTGGAAGGGCTGAAAACGGCCCTGCAGGCCGCCCCGATGGAATTCACGCCGGAGGCCACCGCGCCCCTGGAACTGGCTATGCCCATGCCGAACGGCGGTGCCAAAACATTCGAAGTGGTGGAATCGCCGGTGATGGCCCCGGGGTTGGCGGCCCGTTATCCGTCCATCAAGACCTATAAGGGCTGGAACCCGGACAATCCGGGCGAAACCATCCGCTTTGGGTATGGCCCCAAGGGATTCTACGGCACTCTGCTGACTGCCCGGGGCGCGGTATACATCGACACCCGGACAGAAGAGGCGAACCCTCTTTACATGTCCTATTTTGTGAAAGACAACCCCAACCCGGAATTGTGGGCGGCTTTCGAATGCCAGGCTGAACACAACGAAGAAGGGCCTGCCCACATATACGAAGGCGATGTCATCGAGAACCGCAACCCTATGGGGCAAGTCACCCTGCGCACCTTCAAGCTGGCGCTTTCCTGCACCGGCGAATACGCCCAGTTCCACGGAGGCACCAAAGAGTTGGTGCTGGCGCAAATGGTATCTGTTGTCAACCGCCTTACTCAAGTCTTTGAACGCGACCTGGCCATCCGGGCGGAGTTGATCGAAAACAACGACGAGATCATTTTCCTGAACGGGGCAACAGATAACCTGAGCAATGGCCAAACGAGTACCTTGCTAGGGCAAAACGGCCCGGTTATCAATCCGATCATCGGCATCAACAGTTATGATTACGGCCACGTGCTGAACATTCACAATACGGGGAATTATGGAATAGCCCTGATCCGCGGAGCCTGCATTCCTGAGCTTAAAGCGGCGGGTGTTTCCGGTTTTGCCAATCCGCAGGGCGATCCGTTTGTCATTTCCATTGTGGCTCATGAAATGGGGCATCAGTTTGGGGCCAACCATACCATGAGCACTTGCCAGAATGTCAATACCAGCACAGCGTTTGAGCCGGGAAGCGGGACGACCATCATGAGCTATGCCGGAATTTGCCCTGCGGGCAACAATGTACAGAATTTTACGGACGCCCAGTTTCACGTTATTTCCCTGGAAGAAATCTTCGCCTATACCCGCAATGGGCAGGGCAATACCTGCCCGGAAAAGATGCTCGCCGGCAATAGTGAACCGGTAGTCGGGATCCCACTGGAAGGCGGCTTTTTCATACCTACCAGTACCCCCTTCGAACTGACGGCCACCGCCTCTGATGCTGAAGGAGACGCCTTGACCTACAGCTGGGAGCAATACGACCTGGGCCCGGTCAATACCGGACTGGGCAACCCGGAAGGCGATTCCCCTTTGTTTCGCGTTTTCCCTCCGACAGAAAGCCCCACCCGGGTATTCCCAAAACTGGAAAAGATTCTGTCCAACAATTATGACATTACGGAAGTCCTGCCCGCCTACGGCCGCAATATGACCTTCCGCTGCGTCGTTCGGGACAACAATCCGCAGGGCGGCGCTGCGGTATGGGCGCAAGTAGGGTTTAAGGTCGATGGCACTGCCGGCCCCTTCCAGGTGCTGTCGCCGAACACCTTTGCCGACCTTTGGATCGTGGGCTCCAATACCGAAATACGCTGGGACGTCGCCAATACGGATAATGAGATTGTGGGCTGCCAGAAAGTCAACATCAAACTATCTTTGGACGGAGGCTACACCTATCCTGTCATGCTGGCGGAAAACACTGATAATGACGGTTCGGCCTTCATTACTGTGCCGGATTCGGAAACCGCCCAGGCCCGCGTGCGTATCGAAGCGGCGGACAATATCTTTTTTGACGTTTCCAACCAGAATTTTGTCATCCAAGCGGCTACAGAGCCGGGCTATGTTCTCAACCTGGCCCCGAACGACATCTCTCTCCAATGTTTGCCGGCGCCGGCGGTCATCGAGATACAAACGGCATCCATCCTGGGTTATGACGAGCCCATTGCCCTGGAACTGATCGGCGAGTTGCCCGAAGGCGCCTCCTACAGCTTCTCCCAAAACCCGGTCAACCCGTCGGAAAGCGCTACCCTGACCATTACTTTTGATCAATTTATCGAAGAAACTTTGAATCTTCGGGTGCGGGCAACAACCGCCAGCCTGGACACCGCCTACCGGGAGCTTCAGATCACCACCGTCAGCAACGATTTTTCTGCCATGGCCCTCCTCGAACCAGTGGATGGGCGAGATGATATTCAGCTGCAGACGAACTTCTCCTGGCAGGGTGCCGCCGATGCCAATAGTTATGATTTTCAACTGGCCACCAGCGCAACCTTCGGCCAGGAGTCATTGGTGGAATCGGCTTCCGGCCTTACCACCGCCGCCTATACCCCGGAGTCTTTCTTCGACAACAACCAGATTTTCTTCTGGCGGGTGCGCCCGGTCAACGAATGCGGCCCCGGCCCCTGGTTGACGCCTTTCGTATTTAAAACCATATCGGTGGATTGCGCCGGCAGCGATTTGCCGAACGACCTGCCGATCAACCTGCCCGCCAACAGCGGCACCCGGATGTCGAACCTGTTCGTCACTACCGACGGCATCATCAGCGACCTGAACGTCAAAAATGTAGAAATCAGATTCAGCCCGGTGCGCGGCATCCGCGCCACCCTGATCAGCCCGGCCGGCACCCGGGCCATTCTCTTCGACGGCAACTGTTTCACCAACTCGGCCAACATCGAACTGGCCTTCGACGATGAAGCCCCGGAAGACATCCCCTGCCCGCCGGATGGCTTCGTGCCTGCTCAACCCGAACAACCCCTTTCTGTCTTTGACGGGGAGAGCACGGCCGGCCAGTGGACGCTGGAAGTGCGGATCATTGAAAGCGGGTTCGGCACCGGCGAGATCAAAGGCTGGCAGTTGGAGTTCTGCGCCGCCGCCTCCACGACGCCGCCCATCCTCCTCGCCAACGAAGTGCTGGGCGTGCCTCCAGGGCAGGCCAATGCAGTCACGGCAGATTACCTGAAAGCCGAAGACGACGCAGCCACTCCCGAGCAACTGACCTTTACGCTGCTGCAGCCGCCGGCCAACGGCCAGCTCTACCGCTGGAGCCAGGACGAGGTGCTCGCCACCGGCTCCAAATTCACCCAGGCGACGATCAATACCTACAACCTGGTTTATGTGCACGACGGCAGCGATACCCAGGAAGACCACTTTACCTTCATCGTCGACGACGGCCAGGGCGGGTTCATTCCCACCCAGACTTTCAACATCGACATCGACGAAAATGCGGTGGTCGGAACCGCCGAGGTTGATGCCGGCAATGCCATCAGCTTGTTCCCCAACCCGGCGCAGGACCGGGTGGCCATCGGCTTCCGGCAGGCCGTGAGAGGCGAGGCAGCCGTCCGCCTGCTCAACCTGCAGGGGCAGGTGGTGCAGCAGCGCCGCTTTCCGGAAGCGGGGAGGCAGGTGCAGCTCAACACAGCTGGGTTGCCCTCGGGTGTTTACTTTGTGAATGTGCAGGCGGAGGAGGGGGTTTTTACAGAGAAACTGCTCTTGCAGCGGTAA
- a CDS encoding T9SS type A sorting domain-containing protein: MPVVGTVNAKGYLTTDLKSYAFSTPGDRLLYFFRLRVVNEDPEEGYEEIFYSPTIALRKESFYTGKEVVQVFPNPFQDYIEATFTDILDDEVFYELYDMSGRLARKGSLTVSGPLMHLEMGGLPAGVYLLSLRIGMDGEEQVFRLLGL; encoded by the coding sequence ATGCCAGTAGTCGGAACAGTGAACGCAAAGGGCTATCTCACTACTGACCTGAAGTCTTATGCCTTCTCTACCCCGGGCGACCGCCTGCTCTACTTCTTCCGCCTGCGGGTGGTCAATGAAGACCCGGAGGAGGGCTATGAAGAGATTTTCTACTCGCCCACCATCGCCCTGCGCAAGGAGAGCTTCTACACGGGCAAGGAAGTGGTGCAGGTATTTCCCAATCCCTTTCAGGATTACATCGAAGCCACTTTTACCGATATCCTGGATGATGAAGTGTTTTACGAGCTCTACGATATGAGCGGGCGCCTCGCCCGGAAGGGCAGCCTCACCGTCAGCGGGCCCCTGATGCACCTGGAGATGGGCGGGTTGCCCGCCGGGGTGTACCTGCTGAGCCTGCGGATTGGCATGGATGGGGAAGAGCAGGTTTTTCGGTTGCTGGGGTTGTAG
- the proB gene encoding glutamate 5-kinase, translating to MMPEFRKIVVKVGTNVLAREDGLLDITSISHLVDQIAALKQAGTEVILVSSGAVGAGRSLFEVPEGMSKVVRRQVLSAIGQVRLMEIYRQLFANHGLFCAQVLATKADFQGHTHYNNMKNCFFALLRDKVAPIVNENDVVSVSELMFTDNDELAGLVAAMTNADALVILSSVDGLLSAPPGEPGSEIIREIACDDKQWLRAITPSRSSFGRGGMHTKFRIAQKAAKVGITTIIANGRRANILPDIMKGDFVGTRFLPAESLSNVKKRLAYHASESKAAIHINAGAEAALCSPDKASSLLPVGITRIEGDFQKGDIVRIFNAQGQPIGLGQAQYGAETARQYMGQQGKRALVHYDYLYIE from the coding sequence ATGATGCCCGAGTTTCGAAAAATTGTGGTCAAAGTAGGCACCAACGTGCTGGCGCGGGAAGACGGTTTGCTGGACATCACCAGCATCAGCCACCTGGTGGATCAGATAGCCGCCCTCAAGCAGGCGGGCACGGAGGTGATCCTGGTGTCCTCCGGGGCGGTGGGGGCCGGCCGCAGCCTGTTCGAAGTACCGGAAGGCATGAGCAAAGTCGTGCGGCGGCAGGTGCTTTCCGCCATCGGCCAGGTGCGGCTGATGGAAATTTACCGCCAGCTGTTTGCCAATCATGGCCTGTTCTGCGCCCAGGTGCTGGCCACTAAAGCAGATTTCCAGGGGCACACCCACTACAACAACATGAAGAACTGCTTCTTTGCCCTGCTGCGCGACAAGGTGGCGCCCATCGTCAACGAGAATGACGTCGTCTCTGTAAGCGAATTGATGTTTACGGACAACGACGAGCTGGCCGGCCTGGTGGCCGCCATGACCAATGCTGATGCCCTCGTCATTCTCAGCAGCGTAGACGGGCTGCTCTCCGCTCCCCCGGGCGAGCCGGGCAGCGAGATCATCCGCGAAATAGCCTGCGATGACAAACAGTGGCTGAGGGCCATAACGCCTTCCCGGTCTTCCTTTGGGCGGGGCGGCATGCACACCAAGTTCCGCATCGCCCAGAAAGCCGCCAAAGTAGGCATCACCACCATCATTGCCAACGGGCGGCGCGCCAACATCCTGCCCGATATTATGAAAGGCGATTTTGTCGGCACCCGATTCCTGCCTGCCGAGTCGCTTTCCAATGTAAAGAAAAGGCTGGCCTACCACGCGTCGGAAAGCAAGGCCGCCATCCACATCAACGCCGGGGCGGAAGCAGCCCTGTGTTCACCCGACAAGGCATCCAGCTTGTTGCCGGTGGGCATCACCCGCATCGAGGGGGATTTCCAGAAAGGGGACATCGTCCGGATTTTCAACGCCCAGGGCCAGCCCATCGGCCTGGGGCAGGCGCAGTACGGGGCGGAGACGGCCCGGCAGTATATGGGGCAGCAGGGGAAAAGGGCGCTGGTGCATTATGACTACCTGTATATAGAATGA